From the genome of Candidatus Paceibacterota bacterium, one region includes:
- a CDS encoding RNA polymerase sigma factor — MTTPIDCTLNSDEELVTLALQNSDWFFCLAKRYEEKLARYIARISGGHKEDVEDTLQDVFVKTYQNLNSFDTRLKFSSWIYRIAHNESISAMRKRSVRPVVHLEDEDMQKFAGTLDIEKDINNIFDREIINSILALMDQKYAEVLTLRYLEEKDYIEIADILQKPISTVGNLISRGKKLFKVEYENITNEKHG, encoded by the coding sequence ATGACCACTCCAATAGATTGCACACTGAACTCTGACGAGGAGCTCGTCACACTTGCACTCCAGAACTCGGATTGGTTTTTCTGTCTCGCAAAGCGCTATGAGGAAAAGCTTGCGCGTTATATTGCGCGCATTTCAGGTGGTCACAAAGAAGATGTCGAAGACACACTGCAAGATGTTTTTGTGAAAACATATCAAAACTTGAACAGTTTTGATACACGACTCAAATTCTCTTCATGGATCTATCGCATTGCGCACAATGAATCAATAAGCGCAATGCGCAAGCGTTCCGTGCGTCCCGTGGTGCACCTCGAGGATGAAGACATGCAGAAGTTCGCTGGAACACTCGATATTGAGAAGGATATCAATAATATCTTCGATAGAGAGATCATCAACAGCATCTTGGCACTTATGGATCAGAAGTATGCTGAAGTACTCACACTTCGTTATCTCGAAGAGAAGGATTACATCGAGATAGCCGATATTCTCCAGAAGCCGATAAGTACGGTGGGGAATCTCATTAGCCGCGGAAAGAAGTTGTTTAAGGTCGAATATGAAAATATAACTAACGAAAAACATGGATAA
- a CDS encoding rhodanese-like domain-containing protein has translation MAKKETKDTKFYVGIGITLLLLIALFVFFPTQRMQLSGSEFMQTFSKTSDAVLLDVRTPTEFAAGHIDQAINVDYEDATFESEIKKLDPSKTYFVYCRSGNRSGKSITIMRANGFQHIYELAGGVVSSKDSIKLIPLSI, from the coding sequence ATGGCAAAGAAAGAGACCAAAGACACAAAGTTCTATGTGGGGATTGGTATAACCCTTCTACTTCTTATTGCATTGTTCGTGTTTTTCCCAACACAGCGAATGCAATTGTCGGGCAGTGAATTCATGCAGACGTTTAGTAAGACAAGCGATGCGGTCTTGCTTGATGTGCGCACGCCGACTGAGTTCGCTGCAGGACACATTGATCAAGCGATCAACGTCGACTACGAGGATGCAACATTTGAGTCCGAGATCAAGAAACTTGATCCCTCGAAGACATATTTTGTTTACTGTCGCTCTGGTAACAGGTCGGGAAAGTCCATCACTATTATGAGAGCAAATGGATTTCAGCATATTTACGAACTTGCAGGAGGAGTCGTAAGTAGTAAAGATTCGATAAAATTGATTCCTTTGAGTATTTAA
- a CDS encoding thioredoxin: protein MLYTNLHHITSVAEYQKVLSENENVMIICGRMGPMCIPVYGIAEELEQQFTHVKFCDFEFDTPAADVIRDLPEVQGFMGIPFTIYYKNGKVVKATSSIQTKGQVTAILEKEFGTK from the coding sequence ATGTTATATACAAACTTGCATCATATTACGAGCGTTGCGGAGTACCAGAAGGTATTGAGCGAGAACGAGAACGTTATGATTATCTGTGGACGCATGGGTCCTATGTGTATTCCTGTCTATGGCATCGCCGAGGAGCTCGAGCAGCAGTTCACTCATGTGAAATTCTGTGACTTCGAATTCGATACTCCCGCAGCGGATGTTATTCGTGATCTTCCTGAGGTGCAGGGCTTCATGGGTATTCCATTCACGATCTATTACAAGAATGGCAAGGTGGTTAAGGCAACTTCAAGCATCCAGACGAAGGGTCAGGTAACCGCAATCCTCGAAAAGGAGTTCGGCACAAAGTAG
- a CDS encoding FAD-dependent oxidoreductase encodes MENHYDTIILGGGPAGLTAGIYLSRAKLKTLIINEGTIGGQMILTHEIANYPGVEKTSGYLLARTMQKQAESFGSTILSNKTVRSFVLDGALKEVMLDDGMRYTAQSIIFAQGGRSRTLGVPGEEELKGKGISYCATCDGDFFTGKEIIVVGGGNSALEEAVSLTKYAKKVTIVHKLGQFDAHKHAIEEAEQHPKVDFLMKSAVVAFHGAEKLESVDIKNLETNEVVNRKTDGVFIFIGYIPNTETLMGVLDLNQAGEIMVGAEMETSLPGVFAAGDSTQKRYRQITTAVADGTIAALAAADYVERIK; translated from the coding sequence ATGGAAAATCATTATGACACTATAATTTTGGGAGGCGGACCTGCGGGGCTTACTGCAGGAATCTATCTCTCAAGGGCAAAGCTAAAGACGCTCATTATTAATGAGGGTACTATTGGTGGGCAAATGATTTTGACGCATGAAATCGCAAACTATCCCGGAGTGGAAAAGACGAGCGGATATCTGCTTGCCCGGACAATGCAGAAGCAGGCGGAATCATTCGGCAGCACAATACTTTCGAACAAAACTGTTCGAAGTTTTGTGCTTGATGGTGCACTAAAAGAAGTAATGCTTGATGACGGTATGCGATATACCGCACAAAGTATTATCTTTGCGCAAGGCGGGAGATCGCGAACTCTTGGAGTTCCAGGCGAAGAAGAATTGAAGGGTAAGGGAATATCATACTGCGCTACATGTGATGGCGATTTCTTTACCGGCAAAGAAATCATTGTGGTCGGCGGAGGGAATTCAGCGCTCGAGGAAGCGGTCTCATTGACGAAGTATGCCAAGAAGGTGACCATTGTGCATAAGCTCGGACAGTTCGATGCACACAAGCATGCGATAGAGGAGGCAGAACAGCATCCAAAGGTTGATTTTCTCATGAAGTCTGCAGTAGTCGCCTTTCATGGGGCAGAGAAGCTTGAAAGTGTTGATATAAAAAATTTGGAAACGAATGAGGTGGTCAATAGAAAAACTGATGGAGTATTCATATTCATCGGCTATATACCAAATACTGAGACACTCATGGGTGTGCTTGATTTGAACCAGGCAGGTGAGATAATGGTTGGAGCGGAGATGGAGACAAGTTTGCCCGGAGTGTTTGCAGCAGGAGATAGTACACAAAAGCGCTATCGCCAGATTACTACAGCAGTCGCTGATGGTACGATTGCTGCACTTGCTGCTGCTGACTATGTCGAACGCATCAAATAA
- a CDS encoding DUF2892 domain-containing protein, whose translation MNFSKNVGKWDKKVRIVLAVVFGLVAFYWVSGAFAVLFWALAAVMLITAITGFCGLYKLIGVSTFVPEEKCPAVPVRIAFVVFVLALLTVGGYYSNFFTKKFYLEDFNRMNNFYKQTLFFTGQEKRAEAVENYQKLIMAYAPFSAKYQSYHPYALRGDGQLNSDLIRVGQIIASVNDKVNTGDLKAAHTDLEQVRPVFQEIFKRNNFSMLAVTLVDFHDAMEKILTPATEKNIEGTLAVYGEVSEKLKAVEAEANDTEIQSIRLRLDELYLLAQKGEAAKLPEKGNELKSAFVKVYLVRG comes from the coding sequence ATGAATTTCTCAAAAAATGTCGGAAAGTGGGATAAGAAAGTGCGCATCGTACTTGCAGTAGTATTTGGCTTAGTTGCTTTTTACTGGGTCTCTGGGGCATTCGCAGTGCTCTTTTGGGCTCTTGCAGCAGTAATGCTCATTACCGCTATTACAGGCTTTTGTGGGCTCTATAAGCTCATTGGAGTGAGTACGTTTGTACCAGAGGAAAAATGTCCTGCAGTCCCTGTACGCATTGCATTTGTAGTCTTTGTGCTTGCGCTGCTCACGGTGGGCGGCTACTATAGCAATTTCTTTACGAAGAAGTTCTATCTTGAGGATTTCAATCGTATGAATAATTTCTACAAGCAGACGCTTTTCTTTACGGGGCAAGAGAAACGCGCTGAGGCGGTAGAGAATTACCAGAAGCTGATAATGGCATACGCACCTTTCAGCGCGAAATATCAGTCGTACCATCCTTATGCATTGCGTGGTGATGGACAGCTCAATAGTGACCTCATTAGGGTGGGGCAAATCATTGCGTCGGTGAACGATAAGGTGAATACTGGTGATCTTAAGGCAGCACATACTGATCTGGAGCAAGTGCGTCCAGTATTCCAAGAAATCTTTAAGCGCAATAACTTCTCTATGCTTGCAGTAACGCTTGTGGATTTCCATGATGCGATGGAGAAGATACTGACTCCTGCGACGGAAAAGAATATAGAGGGTACGCTTGCGGTCTACGGGGAGGTAAGCGAAAAACTCAAAGCCGTTGAGGCTGAAGCGAATGATACAGAGATTCAATCGATTCGCCTAAGACTCGATGAGCTCTATCTTCTTGCACAGAAGGGAGAAGCAGCAAAGCTTCCTGAAAAGGGCAATGAGCTTAAGTCAGCATTTGTAAAAGTGTATCTCGTGCGTGGATAG
- a CDS encoding DedA family protein gives MDYVLSILLSYLLLYKYVTLFIVMYVAGLLIPFPINTLVFAAGVFASQGFLNLWASFGVAILGNVLGDYTGYMLTAIWKHRYIKRSHLEKIPYLPKLEAYLREYAGLTVFFSRFLGIAGCTVNFLSGLAGVPMKRFLTFDILGNAFSAGIFLFGGYILGTFTETFSDSMSLIGLMISLTFIIIVVLKSIQRK, from the coding sequence ATGGATTACGTACTCTCCATACTACTTTCTTACCTGCTGCTTTACAAATATGTGACGTTATTCATCGTCATGTATGTTGCAGGTTTGCTTATCCCATTTCCTATTAACACGCTGGTATTTGCGGCCGGCGTATTTGCAAGCCAAGGATTTTTGAATCTTTGGGCTTCCTTTGGGGTTGCAATATTGGGTAATGTACTTGGGGATTACACTGGTTATATGCTTACTGCGATATGGAAGCACCGCTACATCAAGCGCAGTCATCTCGAAAAGATCCCTTATCTCCCAAAGCTTGAGGCCTATCTCCGGGAGTATGCGGGGCTCACGGTCTTTTTCTCGCGCTTCCTTGGTATTGCAGGGTGTACGGTGAACTTCCTCTCGGGGCTTGCAGGTGTCCCTATGAAGCGTTTTCTTACGTTCGATATACTCGGCAATGCATTTTCCGCAGGTATCTTCCTCTTTGGAGGTTATATACTCGGAACATTCACTGAGACATTCTCCGATAGCATGAGTCTCATTGGTCTCATGATTTCGCTCACATTTATTATCATTGTTGTGCTTAAATCAATACAGAGGAAGTAA
- a CDS encoding META domain-containing protein: MNRRAVYVSLIVLVLGILIFSWYKNTNNVEETLPPPVVDAGTNVNLGLDIRNGTYVFDGRPVKLVQGTMSEQVAPGSASFITTKFFGNETYADLNNDGKQDAVFFLTQEQGGSGTFYYVAVALAARDGLRGSEAYFVGDRIAPQSITVNERGIILVNYADRGKGQSFAEAPTEGKTLRLKLDIESMRFGVVADIPGEADPARMTLGMKTWKWQSSELSDKTLVTPKQMDRFSLAFTAKNQVTVGTDCNRVGGEYVASDGKITFNQLVSTEMFCENSQESTFTKELTEVTNYLFTDRGELRLMLKNNGGTMIFK, translated from the coding sequence ATGAATAGACGTGCGGTATATGTATCTCTCATAGTGCTTGTGCTTGGAATCCTCATTTTCTCTTGGTACAAAAATACAAATAACGTGGAGGAGACATTACCGCCTCCTGTTGTTGATGCTGGGACAAATGTTAACCTTGGCCTAGACATACGAAATGGTACGTATGTTTTTGATGGAAGGCCAGTGAAACTTGTACAGGGTACGATGAGTGAGCAAGTTGCTCCAGGTTCAGCATCTTTCATTACGACGAAGTTTTTTGGCAATGAAACTTATGCCGACTTGAACAATGATGGAAAACAAGATGCTGTATTTTTCCTTACACAAGAACAAGGGGGATCGGGAACATTCTACTATGTTGCGGTAGCACTTGCGGCAAGAGATGGCCTGAGAGGTTCAGAAGCGTACTTCGTTGGTGATCGTATCGCTCCACAGTCTATTACAGTAAATGAACGTGGGATTATCCTCGTGAATTACGCAGATCGAGGCAAGGGGCAGTCATTTGCTGAGGCTCCAACGGAAGGAAAGACTCTTCGCCTCAAACTTGATATTGAGTCTATGCGATTTGGTGTCGTAGCGGATATTCCTGGAGAGGCTGATCCTGCACGCATGACGCTCGGCATGAAGACATGGAAGTGGCAGTCATCAGAGCTGAGTGATAAGACTCTGGTCACCCCAAAGCAAATGGACCGATTCTCTTTAGCATTTACCGCTAAGAATCAGGTTACTGTGGGCACTGATTGCAATAGGGTTGGTGGTGAATACGTTGCGAGCGATGGCAAGATTACGTTCAATCAGCTTGTTTCTACAGAGATGTTTTGCGAAAACTCTCAGGAATCAACTTTTACGAAAGAGCTTACGGAGGTTACGAATTATCTGTTTACCGATAGAGGGGAGTTACGACTTATGTTAAAGAATAATGGTGGAACGATGATCTTTAAATAA
- a CDS encoding nucleotide pyrophosphohydrolase, with protein sequence MNVIQELSKEIVDFRDARDWKQFHNPKDCAISLSLEAAEVLEHFQWKNDGEMAEHVEREKEAIGSELADVLNVVLLMSYDLGIDIEEALRKKMKMNGEKYPVEKSKGKHTKYNKL encoded by the coding sequence ATGAACGTAATACAGGAATTATCAAAAGAGATTGTCGATTTTCGTGATGCGCGGGATTGGAAGCAGTTCCATAATCCTAAAGACTGCGCCATCTCACTTTCGCTTGAAGCAGCGGAGGTGCTTGAGCATTTTCAGTGGAAAAACGATGGAGAGATGGCCGAGCATGTAGAACGAGAAAAAGAGGCCATCGGTTCAGAACTTGCTGATGTTCTTAATGTAGTCCTGCTTATGAGCTACGATCTTGGAATAGATATCGAAGAGGCGCTTCGTAAGAAGATGAAGATGAACGGAGAGAAGTATCCTGTCGAGAAATCTAAGGGGAAGCATACGAAATATAATAAACTTTGA
- a CDS encoding methylated-DNA--[protein]-cysteine S-methyltransferase, with product MQLFVLNTTTPLGNFCMLMDEHNVVHASGFGTPLKLKDRLGKAYKDVRVVPYIGIHEYTRSLEKYFAGEKDALKNIKKQQSGSVLQRKVWLQIEKIKWGKTESYKFMASRVGYPRAMRAVGSACGANALVLLVPCHRVLRTDGGPGGYAFGVQLKRRLLEMERGGA from the coding sequence ATGCAATTGTTTGTTTTAAACACCACAACACCACTAGGAAATTTCTGTATGCTTATGGACGAGCACAATGTGGTGCATGCATCGGGTTTTGGTACACCACTAAAGCTCAAGGATCGATTGGGGAAGGCATATAAGGACGTGCGTGTTGTACCGTATATCGGAATCCATGAGTACACGCGAAGCTTGGAAAAGTATTTTGCCGGAGAGAAAGATGCGCTCAAGAATATCAAGAAACAACAATCGGGAAGTGTCTTGCAGAGAAAGGTTTGGCTCCAGATAGAAAAAATAAAGTGGGGTAAAACTGAGTCGTATAAGTTCATGGCGTCTCGAGTGGGCTATCCTCGTGCGATGCGTGCGGTCGGCTCCGCGTGTGGAGCGAATGCACTTGTACTATTGGTCCCTTGTCACCGCGTGTTGCGTACTGATGGGGGACCCGGTGGGTATGCCTTCGGTGTGCAGCTAAAAAGGCGACTTCTTGAGATGGAGCGTGGGGGCGCTTAA
- a CDS encoding cation diffusion facilitator family transporter: protein MSSHAHGKTSVIAALIGNTIVTILKTVMAMISGSTSMFAESVHSFADTLNQSLLLIGIKRSKRPADDDRGYGYGIERFFWSLISACGILFIGAGVTVYHSIDSLLRNEASIPSEFNYITFVVLVIALVVEGATLLIAIREVKGNKKLSRKIFADADPVTLAVVYEDGAAVLGVMVAMLAQALVYITGNNLYDALGGIIVGFILGILAILLIIKNHQYLIGKPLNENIREDIMDFLLKDPCIEHILEFKSTAIDVGKYRIFATVEWNGSPLYEEIYDIGDLREEFDEVREDYSEFAKLMLKMLDRIPRLVGNHIDKIEKQMKERFPEVAYVDIEIN from the coding sequence ATGTCTTCACATGCTCACGGCAAGACCTCAGTTATAGCCGCGCTTATAGGCAATACCATCGTCACGATCCTCAAAACCGTGATGGCCATGATCAGTGGCTCTACAAGTATGTTCGCTGAGAGCGTCCATAGCTTCGCTGATACACTCAATCAGTCACTTCTCCTGATCGGCATCAAGCGTTCAAAACGTCCCGCCGATGATGATCGTGGTTATGGATATGGTATTGAACGCTTCTTCTGGTCACTCATTTCTGCCTGCGGCATCTTATTCATCGGTGCAGGTGTGACGGTCTACCACTCTATTGACTCGCTCTTGCGCAATGAGGCCTCGATACCCTCGGAATTCAACTACATCACATTTGTTGTCTTGGTAATCGCGCTCGTCGTCGAAGGGGCAACCCTCCTCATTGCTATCCGTGAAGTGAAGGGTAATAAAAAATTATCACGTAAGATATTTGCCGACGCTGATCCCGTAACACTTGCGGTTGTCTATGAAGACGGTGCTGCAGTGCTCGGTGTTATGGTAGCGATGCTTGCACAAGCCCTTGTATACATTACGGGAAATAACCTCTACGATGCACTAGGCGGTATCATCGTTGGATTCATTCTCGGCATACTCGCGATACTGCTTATCATCAAGAATCACCAGTATCTTATCGGAAAACCATTGAATGAGAATATTCGCGAGGATATCATGGATTTCCTCCTCAAAGATCCGTGTATTGAACACATCCTTGAGTTCAAATCAACCGCTATCGATGTTGGGAAATATCGTATATTTGCAACCGTCGAATGGAACGGATCTCCACTCTACGAAGAGATCTATGACATAGGGGACCTGCGTGAAGAGTTCGATGAAGTGCGTGAGGACTATAGCGAGTTTGCGAAACTTATGCTCAAGATGCTCGATCGTATCCCCCGTCTTGTAGGCAACCATATCGACAAGATTGAGAAGCAAATGAAGGAGCGTTTTCCTGAAGTCGCATACGTCGACATTGAAATCAACTAA
- a CDS encoding cytidine/deoxycytidylate deaminase family protein — MTYERPDWDTYFMNICEAVGARSTCDRGRVGTVVTRDNHILSTGYAGAPRKLPSCDEVGHEFHTVKHADGHETQHCIRTAHAEQNAIVEAARVGIALDGSTIYVRMTPCYICAKMIVNAGVKRVVAKQDYHAADRSKEILKEAGVKLDILEEAVVKY; from the coding sequence ATGACTTATGAACGCCCAGATTGGGATACCTATTTTATGAATATTTGTGAAGCGGTCGGCGCGCGTTCGACGTGTGATCGTGGGCGCGTGGGTACTGTAGTGACACGCGACAATCATATCCTTTCTACTGGTTATGCTGGGGCTCCGCGCAAGCTTCCATCTTGCGATGAGGTGGGTCATGAATTTCATACGGTGAAGCATGCTGATGGACATGAGACTCAGCACTGTATACGTACGGCCCATGCCGAGCAGAATGCCATTGTTGAAGCTGCACGCGTGGGAATCGCGCTTGATGGCTCTACTATTTATGTGCGCATGACTCCATGCTATATCTGCGCGAAGATGATTGTGAATGCGGGCGTAAAGCGAGTTGTTGCAAAACAGGATTATCACGCAGCAGATCGTTCGAAGGAAATATTGAAAGAGGCGGGAGTGAAGCTCGATATTTTGGAAGAGGCAGTCGTGAAATACTAA
- a CDS encoding metalloregulator ArsR/SmtB family transcription factor: MHLNELAKKIRTVGDESRLRILCVIFEGRKICVSEIAAKLDMSVAIVSHHLRALQDEGLLIPMRDGKHVCYEISDEKFMEDLKKFICKYNAE; encoded by the coding sequence ATGCATTTGAATGAACTGGCAAAAAAGATTCGCACTGTTGGGGACGAGAGCCGTTTGCGCATACTTTGCGTCATATTTGAAGGGCGCAAAATCTGCGTTTCAGAGATTGCTGCGAAGCTCGATATGAGTGTAGCTATTGTCTCACACCATCTTCGTGCCTTGCAGGATGAGGGATTGCTTATTCCAATGCGCGATGGAAAGCATGTTTGCTATGAAATTTCGGATGAAAAGTTCATGGAGGACTTAAAAAAGTTTATTTGTAAATATAACGCTGAATAA
- a CDS encoding glutaredoxin domain-containing protein, translating into MNTKEVIVYSTPSCPYCVYAKQYFTEHGVTFKDIDVSRDRAAAMEMVQKSGQMGVPVIDIGGEITVGFRPDVFAKQLGL; encoded by the coding sequence ATGAATACTAAAGAAGTAATCGTTTACTCAACACCGAGCTGCCCATACTGCGTCTACGCAAAGCAGTATTTTACTGAGCATGGTGTGACATTTAAGGATATCGACGTGAGCCGAGATCGTGCTGCGGCGATGGAAATGGTCCAGAAGTCTGGTCAAATGGGTGTTCCTGTCATTGATATTGGTGGCGAAATCACTGTTGGTTTCCGTCCTGATGTTTTTGCAAAGCAGCTCGGCCTATAG
- a CDS encoding DUF2914 domain-containing protein yields MDRISKALLFYLRYRHTFSPIIFAITFIIDVATFPQVDSPRAILLASIYAGLTLFLLFVFARSAEGDMSDGKSRRWDPTVKLILDILLQFAFGAFASVLFVSYLKGSDVITSIPFLLILFVFVTGNEFASNHRSRVWVRFSATLFLCYAYLLYLVPLVRNELGFTSLSISTALTGGLAVFMLMLLGATAPRLFMKTKVVLISATIAILLGIPLLIYSGSIPPLPLMLREGTVLHDISRVNATDYLALQEPQAIYARFGLPRLLPRYHVRTGEGLTFFTAVYAPADIKTNLIHRWERFDPALGEYVQRSVIPLVISGGRQNGYRTYSTVDSIEPGTWRVVAELGAKQILGYRTFEVLVGNPSLKEVIK; encoded by the coding sequence ATGGATAGGATCTCGAAAGCATTATTGTTCTATTTGCGCTACAGACATACATTCAGTCCGATTATTTTTGCTATCACGTTTATTATAGACGTGGCAACATTTCCGCAAGTTGATTCCCCGAGGGCGATACTTCTTGCATCGATCTACGCAGGGTTAACACTATTCCTTCTTTTTGTCTTTGCGCGAAGTGCAGAAGGCGATATGTCTGATGGGAAAAGTAGGCGATGGGACCCCACGGTGAAACTCATACTCGATATCCTTTTGCAGTTTGCGTTTGGTGCATTCGCCAGTGTGCTCTTCGTATCATATCTTAAGGGTTCAGATGTGATTACGAGTATTCCATTCCTGCTCATCTTATTTGTATTTGTTACGGGAAATGAGTTCGCAAGTAATCACCGTTCGCGCGTGTGGGTTCGGTTTAGTGCCACACTTTTCCTTTGTTACGCCTATTTACTCTATCTTGTTCCACTCGTTCGGAATGAATTAGGTTTCACTTCGCTCTCGATAAGTACTGCACTCACGGGTGGACTTGCAGTTTTCATGCTTATGCTTCTTGGTGCTACAGCACCACGCCTCTTCATGAAGACTAAGGTAGTCCTCATTTCTGCAACTATAGCGATTTTGCTTGGTATTCCACTGCTTATTTATTCAGGAAGCATTCCTCCGCTCCCGCTCATGTTGCGTGAGGGTACAGTCCTTCATGACATAAGTCGAGTTAATGCTACGGATTATCTTGCACTGCAAGAGCCGCAAGCGATATACGCACGCTTTGGTCTTCCAAGATTGTTGCCGCGGTATCATGTAAGGACGGGTGAAGGCCTTACATTCTTTACTGCAGTTTATGCACCCGCTGATATTAAGACCAATCTTATACATCGCTGGGAACGCTTTGATCCAGCTTTGGGAGAGTACGTTCAGCGTTCGGTGATCCCTCTTGTGATTTCAGGTGGCCGTCAAAATGGTTATCGTACCTATTCAACTGTTGATTCGATTGAACCAGGCACGTGGAGGGTGGTTGCAGAACTTGGAGCCAAGCAGATCCTTGGATATCGCACATTCGAAGTACTCGTAGGGAATCCGTCATTGAAAGAGGTAATCAAATAA
- a CDS encoding NAD(P)/FAD-dependent oxidoreductase, which produces MSSMNISPRETAQRTVVVIGGGPAGMMAAITAARIGGKVVLLERNSRLGEKLLITGGGRCNITNNEIDNRKLLTKYKDASDFLHSPFAQFAVADTIKFFAELGLRMKEEPGGRMFPITNSARTVWEVLGAELARQGVSIQYNARVAELLKDGDHIASVRLDDGRVIKGDAFIIATGGTSRPETGSTGDGFKWLSSLGHTIHDSNPSLVPVKTLERWTHGMLGLAFEAAKVSLIRDKKVVAKKTGRILFTHFGLSGPLILNMSKEIWTLMMEDLITIEIDVFPKTDEGALDRMIQEKLQPLQNKLLRNALPEIFEKSLAEGVLEKLKLDGEKKVHQLTRAERLAIVGLVKHITLTPTGLLGTDKAIVTSGGLPLSEVEMRTMCSKRLANLFVTGDVLDIDRPSGGYSLQLCWTTGFVAGKSSVLYK; this is translated from the coding sequence ATGTCTAGTATGAATATTTCGCCGAGAGAAACAGCGCAACGAACAGTCGTCGTTATCGGCGGAGGACCGGCGGGCATGATGGCTGCAATTACTGCAGCAAGAATCGGTGGAAAAGTGGTTTTACTTGAACGAAATAGCCGCCTTGGTGAGAAATTGCTTATTACAGGCGGAGGGCGCTGCAATATCACAAATAACGAAATCGATAATCGTAAGCTACTGACAAAATACAAAGATGCGAGTGATTTTCTTCACTCCCCTTTTGCTCAATTCGCAGTTGCAGATACTATTAAATTCTTTGCGGAGCTTGGTCTGCGCATGAAAGAAGAGCCTGGGGGCCGCATGTTTCCGATAACAAATAGTGCTCGAACCGTGTGGGAAGTACTTGGCGCAGAACTTGCACGGCAAGGTGTCTCAATTCAATATAATGCAAGAGTCGCGGAACTACTTAAAGATGGTGACCATATCGCGAGCGTTCGCCTTGATGACGGAAGAGTCATAAAGGGAGACGCATTCATCATTGCAACAGGCGGCACTTCGCGACCCGAGACAGGATCGACAGGAGACGGGTTCAAATGGCTTTCATCATTAGGACATACGATTCATGATTCTAACCCCTCACTCGTACCCGTAAAAACCCTTGAGCGTTGGACTCATGGAATGCTCGGACTTGCCTTTGAAGCAGCAAAAGTCTCACTCATACGTGACAAAAAAGTTGTTGCGAAGAAAACAGGCCGCATACTCTTCACCCACTTTGGACTTTCAGGACCGCTCATACTTAATATGAGTAAGGAAATTTGGACGTTGATGATGGAAGACTTAATTACTATCGAGATTGATGTTTTTCCAAAAACCGATGAGGGTGCACTTGATCGCATGATCCAAGAGAAATTACAGCCTCTGCAGAACAAACTGCTACGTAACGCGTTACCAGAAATCTTCGAGAAGTCGCTTGCTGAGGGGGTGCTTGAGAAGCTCAAGCTTGATGGCGAGAAGAAGGTTCATCAACTTACTCGTGCAGAGCGGCTTGCGATAGTGGGACTTGTTAAACACATTACGCTTACACCAACCGGTCTACTTGGTACCGATAAGGCGATTGTGACCTCTGGTGGACTTCCCCTTTCCGAAGTTGAAATGCGCACGATGTGCTCAAAGCGCCTTGCGAATCTTTTCGTAACAGGTGATGTACTTGATATTGATCGACCGTCTGGGGGCTACAGCCTACAACTCTGCTGGACCACAGGATTTGTCGCAGGAAAATCCTCAGTATTATACAAATAA